The sequence CAATCCGCGCACCTTAAACCACCTCGGCCTTTTACTGCTCGCACAACACGATTTCGCTGCGGCGAAAACCCTGTTTCTACAGGCGCTACGTTATCAACCGAACTATACCGAAGCCCTGCATAATCTGGCGGTCAGCCTGACCCAACTGGGAGAGCTGGAAAAAGCCCGGGAAAGTTATCAACGGCTTCTGACTTTGGCTCCGGGGCTGCCCGGAATTCGCAATCAGTTTCTCCGACTCCTGCAAAACACCTGCGATTTCAATGCTTACGAAAAGGAGCTGAAGATCATCAGGGCACAGACCAAATCCGCTTTATTGGAAAACCGCCGCCCCGATGAGTCTCCCTTTCTCAATTTAACCATCTCCTTTGCCCAGGAAGAAAACCTCGCCCTGGCCAGGCTGTGGTCGAGCCAAAATCTCCCGGAACCAGCGGCACCAGGCCATGAACTTTAGACCATCCTGCAATAAGTTGAGTTCTCCGGCACTTATTCTTGAGCGCATCCAGCGACTCAGCTCCACCGATTTACATTTCACCAGTCCGGATGAGATTGCTTCGTTGCTTATAAACCGCAGCCGGAGACTGAGCCGCTTCGAGCTGGAGCTCTTCCTCTGGCCGGAGCAGCCAGACTTTTTGCCGAGCACAAAAGCGCCCGAGCAAGACAAGATTCACCTCATTTTCGGCAGCGGCCTGGCCAAAAATCAGAAAGATCTGTCCGAGAAAAGCTTTTCGGATCTCTTTATTCTCGAGCCGGACCCCGGCCTTCTCTGTTTTTTTCTGGGTATGGCCGACCCGGAAAAAATTTTCCCCGGAGCGCGCCTGCATTTTTTTTATGATTTAGAAAATTGCCTGACAAAAATAAAGGAAGTGCATAACTTCTGGCGCTCAATCAGCGCCTTAAAACTTTCATTTTGCGTCGAAAGAAATCCGGAAATCGCCGCGCGCCTGCAACGCGAACTGGATCTTTGCAACGCCATTGCCGGCGAGGAAAACAAGACCATCGAAAAGCACTATTTTACCTGGGCCGCCAATGAGAACCAGAATCTGAACCAGCTGTTCTTTCGACCGCATGCTTCCTTCTTGAACGAAAGATACAAAGAAATTCCGGCCATCCTGATCGGCGCCGGCCCATCCCTGCCCGGAGCCCTGCCGACGTT is a genomic window of Pseudomonadota bacterium containing:
- a CDS encoding tetratricopeptide repeat protein is translated as MNKKHVHTLLTQAVALHQKQQPAAAALYHEVLVEAPGHPEALHLLGVIALQGGAPQKAVSLIEQALAANPQAAAYHYNLGEAHRALKNFSRAEKSYQQCLELESDHESAWAQLALVQHRQRHFKAAALSYRRALSLRPDNPRTLNHLGLLLLAQHDFAAAKTLFLQALRYQPNYTEALHNLAVSLTQLGELEKARESYQRLLTLAPGLPGIRNQFLRLLQNTCDFNAYEKELKIIRAQTKSALLENRRPDESPFLNLTISFAQEENLALARLWSSQNLPEPAAPGHEL